From Megalobrama amblycephala isolate DHTTF-2021 unplaced genomic scaffold, ASM1881202v1 scaffold479, whole genome shotgun sequence:
gttgccaatgtactgttaaatgtggttaaagttaccattgtttcttactatattcacggagacaagagccgtcgctattttcatttttaaacacttgcagtctgtataattcataaacacaacttcattctttataaatctctccaacagtgtagcattagccattagccacggagcactatcaaactcattcagaatcaaatgtaaacatccaaataaatactatactcacatgatctgatatgctgcatgacgaacactttgtaaagatccattttgagggatATATCAGCtatgtgaactttgttaatGCAATTTATTGGGGGCAGGGAgtgcgaggatttaaaggggaagcacgctgaatcggtgcatatttaattatgccccaaaataggcagttaaataattgaataataaaaaatctatggggtattttgagctgaaacttcacagacacattcaggggacaccttagacttatattacatcttgtgaaaaagcattctagggcacctttaatgagttTTTACTGTTGTCTTGTTGCGCTTTTAATGTTACTTTTGTCAAGTTTTGTCTGGAATGTGTCTCAGACCACCTCCAGAATTGGTTTGAGTGGTCAGATTTAAATCTGTCTTCAGAGGGCATTTCCACCTGAACTTTTCATGATTGGATAGCTATCCAAAATGGAGAAAACGCATGAAGTGGCCAAGTGTAAACAGGCCCGTATATACACCTAGCAGTGTACATTTAACAGTGACGATTTTGATGTGCAGAACTGCAGTGGCTTTGGAGACCAGAGACAGGAGCAGATCACTCACCTTTCCATCGAGACTGGAAACtcctgcagaacaaacacaccatCTATCATCAATGAACCAATGATCAACCAATGATCTGAAATCAGACCTTCAGAAAGCAGACGTCACTGGCTTTCATCATCTCCTCCATGTCTTtgattgtgtgtgaaagagctgagatgtgtctgttcatctcctccagcttctccttcatcatctgcttcctctgctcctcttcctccctcagtgcagtgattgtagcttcttcttcatctctgagaaactgatgaagcTTCTCAAACTGCTGTTTAATCTGATGCTCTGTGTGCTCAGCTTGAGACTGAAATCAGATCACATTCACTTTAAAGGTTTGGGGTAAGTTTCTTATAACACTGTATAGCCTACCTTTCGTGCGTAACACAACCATTACGCACATATGCGAAGGagtatgattgtgtgtgtgtgaatatatattgtgtatcaataaagaaatttaattATGTCAGTATAAAATTGTGAATATGTCAAAAGAATCAGTTCTCACCTTGATGTGTTGAAATGTATTCTCAAACTCGCCTCTAATGTTCTCATTGTGTTCAAGTTTCACTTGTAAAGATTTCAGCACTGTATTGAGGTCCTCCTAGAATTTTTCTTCCTAACCTCTTCCTGGTGTTGTAAGAGTGTGGTTTCtcatcatgtgtgtgtgtttctgcaaTCTTTACCTCACCCTGTCTGCATTTCCTTTCAGTTTCAAGTCCACCACTATCATCCCTGTTCCACAGAAAGACACAATCTCTTGTGTTAATGACTGCAGACCAGCGGTTCTCATGAAGTGTATTGAAAGCCTTACTAAGAAACTCATCATGAGCACCAAAACAGACTCCTCTGATCTACTACAGTTTGTGAACAGGACAAATGGATCCACAGAGGATGCAGTTTCATTCACAAAATTCTCACCCACTTGAAAAATATGTTACCTTTTATTGACTGCAGTTagatatttaaaggtcccg
This genomic window contains:
- the LOC125261748 gene encoding E3 ubiquitin-protein ligase TRIM35-like, translating into MIVVDLKLKGNADREDLNTVLKSLQVKLEHNENIRGEFENTFQHIKSQAEHTEHQIKQQFEKLHQFLRDEEEATITALREEEEQRKQMMKEKLEEMNRHISALSHTIKDMEEMMKASDVCFLKEFPVSMER